The window tacgacttgctccagttcctcgatcgttgatttggtagcatcgGAATCGTCGGGAGCTATGAAAGACCGGGGAACCCCGTAGTCGTCATCCTCGCCCATCTCCTGCTTCTCCTGTTAGGACAGATTCGGTGTCAGtagttgctatttggtttctcccTTGGTGACCAGACCTAGCTCCTTTGGTGTCGAAAGTGTAGATATCGGGACTACCTCATCGACCACAAACATCtcttttgcggccggttgttctctGTAAACTGTTTTTATTCCCTCTGACGTCGGGAACTTCAACACCTGGTGCAGAGTCGAGGGTAATGCCCTCATGTTATGAATCTATGGTCTCCCGAACaaagcattatacctcatgtcccgttcgatcacatagaactttgtttcctgaacGGTCCCGGCAgtgttcaccggtaatgttatctcccctttagtggtctcacatgccatgttgaacttGTTTAGGACTCGGACCGCAGgcacgatctgatcttgtaggccgagttgtttcacgaccctcgatctgatgatgttagTCTAGCTTactagatcaattaacacacgcttaactcgagatttatttataagtactaatattaccagtgcattgttGTAGGACTGCATGATCCCCTCAGCGTCTTCGTCGTTGAAGGACAAGGTTTACTCCTGCACATAATCCCGAGTTTGTTTTTCCCtcatgatggatactttggtgtgcTTCATCATCGGCCCCTGAGGAacgtcgaccccaccgatgatcatgttaatgacgtaaTTAGGTTCCTCCTGCTCGATCTGTTTACTAGAATCTATGTTCCTGAAGTAGTTTTTGGCTTGATCACTCAGGAACTCTCAGAGGTGTCCGTTGTTGAATAATcaggctacctcctctcttattTATCGGCAATCTTCTgttctgtggccgtgagtgccatgatatttgcacaataggttaggatccctttgggctgtATCAGACTGtggaggtcgaggccatttggtgtctTTGATACGTCCAATGAAGGATACGATGGTGGCGGCATCGACGttaaagttgtactctgatagcCTTTGTGCCACCTTATGCCCGATGGGCCTGTCGAAactatttttgctcatgagtcctcgATTGCTTTGTCCCCGATCACTCATTCTTTCACCTTTCATACGGTTTCTCCCCAGATCCGCTACCTCTTCGGTCTCCATTGTATGGCTAATATTGATACCTATTTGACCTTGGTTCACGATCAAcgtctctcttgactctgtcgatggCTCTGAcggggtaaacggacccagaaggGGCCCCGATTTGATTGTCTTCGTCCCTGTTTTTTTATTTATACTGATTATGCATGTCGACCCAAGTGACAGCCGGGTACTCCACCagattttgtttcaactgttgtAAATCCAACGAGCGTCGAGCATTGAGTCCCTGGGTGaaggcttgaacggcccaatcgtctgcgaCTGGAGGCAAATCCATTCGTTCTATTTGAAACCGAGACACAAATTCCCTAagcatctcattatccctctgctttactttgaaaaggtctgacttcttGGTCTCGGCCTTGATCaccccggcgtgtgcttttatgaaggaatctgcaagcatagcaaacgaatcattagaattaggaggtaggttgtgataccatatcatagctcctttggACAGATTTTCCCTGAACCTTTTCAGCAGGactgactcgatctcatcatcctccaagtcgttccctttgatggcgcatATGTAGGaagtcacatgctcatttgggtcggttgttctgttgtacttaggaatctcgggcatgctcAACTTCTTTAGGATCGGCTTCGGGACTGCGCTCGGAGGAAAAAgtttttgaacaaacttcttggaatccaggccctttAGTATTGGAGGTGCTCctaggatttggtcgaccctggagttgtaggtctcaatctttttgtcattggcttcaattttcttctccccCGATTCTATCCATTTTGTCAATTCCTCGAGCAtatttatgatctcggggttggtCCCCAATTAATTCTCATTCAGCCTCTCCGTGATCGGTTCATTTCTGTGGGTGATTTCCCGGGATAGCTCGGGCTCAACCCTGATTGGCGCTCGGGTTTGGTTCTGCAGTTGGGCTATCATTGCATATTGAGCCTGTAATATTTCAAAAATTACTCGCAAATTGATCCCATCGCTTCCACCGATGTACGTATCTTGGGTAATCGATCGGACTTCCCTGCGCACGTTGTTCTTAGGATCGGTAGGCAAATTTGtgttgatggccacatgtgaacTGGCGTCGATAGGGTCCACGACCGGAACTCCTCCGAGATCGACTGAGGGCACCTCGTTACTGGGTGCTACATTGTTGTTCTCGTCATGGTCGCTGGACTCGGCGTCCATGTTTAGAGGGGCAGACTAGGGGTTTGACATTTCAATTTTTAACCttgaatcaaagacacttcaaataacaagtgtaaaatagggtgtgttacgggaatttatatcaaattgtcactattatccttagccccacggaggacgccaaactgtttaccctcaaaatcgaataataattaaatttataagtggttttaaggatacgcggattaacttgatacaaagcgataaattaaattGCTATTGAAtaaacaaatataaaataaattcaaaccacacgagttgGATAGTTTCAGCTTTAATGAAATAGCCGCTCTCGAACCGGGTTCGCGACGACCGATACAGATGAAAAAATATAAAACTCGGTTCCGAAAAAaattgacttttatagtgaatgagtGTTATAAAAAGGTCTGATTGTATCAAGAGATCTCAAAATCAACAACGTTTATCTCTTCCTACTAGAATTTCatgattaaaaaaaagagaaaaaaataataattacaaaAAGTGGTAATCTCTCGCAAAGTGATTCATAAAGCTATATATAGAAGTGATGATTGTTGCCTCATGCTAAGAGAAACCCTGAACTTAATCCCAGCCTTAGGCCCACAATAAAGACATGCATTGATGAAAGTAGCATGGGTTACCCATTTTTCGGATTGGTAagttttttggtaattaaacttTTATATACTAGGGAAATTATTTACAAGCAAATCAGAAAACCCATACATATATGTTCCTATGCTTCCTATACTTCCTCCCCCCTTAACTTCCTACTATTAGTCTAATTTACTTCTATTTATTACATTGGGTAGTAATCCAGTTTACTTAGAACTTTCTCTACTTCCTTGTTGTTTCGACAATGCACTTCTTGTACTATCAGCTTGCCAATTATCTCCCAGCTCCTCGCTTTGTCTTGGAAAATTCTGCCATTCCTTTCCTGCCAAACATAATAAACAATCCTGCTAGTACCATCTTGAATAGTTCTGTTCGTGCATTGCTTCTTCTTGTCCAGTTTTCTGCCCATTTTAATTCCTCTGACCACCCATATATGGTTCTGCTAATGCCTTGCTATTTAAGCAACCTCTTCCATAACTCTGTTGCATATTGGCACTCAAAGAATATATGCTGGATAGACTCATTTGCCTGCTTACACAACAGACATGCTTGATCAGTTTGAATTCCCCACTTTAGCAATCTATCCTTAGTGTACAGTCTACCATTTGCCACCATAGTTAGCATGAATATCCACCTAGGACACCCTGCATTATTACATACCAGACTCCTCCAGCTCACTTTGCTAAAATCACCTCGCAATTTATGGTATATTTGCTTAATAGAACAGTCACGCTTTCTTCTTATATCTTCATAGTTGTAtcctgcagcctcaaaactctCTTTAGCTTTCACAATCTTTCTCATGATCCACGATGCTTGGTTCAGTTGTACTTCCCAGATGTTTTTATCCTTAATGTAATAGTTGTGTACCCATTGTATCCATAGCTTATTCTTCTCTTTACATAGGTTCCAGAATTATTTACTTATAGCTGCTTTGTTCCATAAGCTAATATTCATGACATTAAAACCTCCTGCTGATTTAAGTTGGCAAACTTTCTCCCAAGCTAGTAATGCTTTCTTTGAAACACTACTGTCCCCTGTCCATAAGAAGCTTTTGCAGATTGCCTCGATcagttttgtaattttctttGGCAGCATGAAAATCTGAGCCCGTtattgaaaattttctttggtaattaaaaaatagtcagtgttaacaaagttattgaaaaatagccaatATTTTATTGAAACacggaaagttctagcataatatgctaaattatggagctcctgcatataaacttccagcatattatattggaaccCAGCAcatggaaagttccagcataatatgcttgaTTATGGAGCTACTGCGTatacttccagcatattatattggaactccagcatattatgaaaTTGCAGCACATTATGTTAGAATCTCATATGTAAAGCGAGATTGAATGCTCTAAGCTGAGTGTAAGGGTAAGTTCGAGATAGTCTTGGAAAAAtttcgaactccagcatattatgctagattTTTTCCAGATTTTAAGGGCGTTTTTAttcagattttatccatacataaaaaagtgacaaaatttctattacttttaaaattgtgactattttttaattaccaattgTAAATGTGGCTATTtctgatttattttttttttatatgcaTTGTGCCCAAAGATCAAATTATTATAAGACTCACAATAAGGACATTTATGCAAAGATAGTTATGACAAGAAATATAGTACGTAAGATGACAAGAAATATAGTATCGTAAGATGACAAGATAGATAACAAGAGAGATATCTAAGTATAATAACAAGAAGATATACAAAGATAATTATGAACAGGTTCCGTTTCTATCTTCATTCAGTCCAAGTATCAGGCTACgatcaagaaggaattaagaagaaataaatagaaaattataCAAAAAGTGAAGATGTTGAAACTCAAAGAAACTTCTGATAGTTCTAAACATATGCTAGCATTCAATCTAAGCCTATTGGTCACAAACCAGAATGGTAATCATTAATATCGACATAGCTTGTAATTCTCCCCCTTCTTAACTTATACTGAATAGCCATAAAAATCAAAATGTTGATCCAAGATGCTGAAGTTCATTAGGAGTATTATTTACTGTAATTTCAAGTTTCTTGTCTCCAACTTAATATTTTAAACATGTACATATCATCCATATTTTACATAAGTATATTTCTCACAATCACAAACTCATTTCTCATATTAGGACAATCCCATTAAGATATTACAGAGGCAAATAGCATATGTCGACTCAAATCATGGCCTTATTTAATTTTCTTCCATACTAGGAATGGCAAGAAGAGGAATGGCCTTCCTCAAAGTAAGTCCGAATTGTTCCTCCATATCCAAATTCTCTGGTGCCATCCCTTTTGGTAACTTCCAACTAAATGGTTGAACAATAGAAGCCAACACCAAATTCACCGTCCTTATAGCAAGTGGCATTCCAGGACAAATTCTCCGGCCGGCGCCGAATGGTATATACTCAAAGTCCCTTCCTTTGTAATCCACACTTGATTTGATGAATCTTTCAGGCAGAAACTCTAGTGGTTTTTCCCAGTATTTTGGATCTCTCACAATTGCCCATGCATTTACGAGAACTTGGCTGTTCTTGGGCACAATGAAACCGAATATTTCTGTGTCTTCTTGAGCTTTGTGTGGTAAGAGTAATGGAGCTGCTGGGTGTAGTCTCAAGACTTCTTTTACAACTGCTTGAAGGTATGGAAGTTTGTCAATGTCTGATTCTTTCACTGGCCTTTCTGTGCCTATTTGTTGAAGAATTTCTTCTCTTACTTTCTGTAACTTTTGAGGATTTCGAAGAAGTTCTGCCATTGCCCATTCTGTTGTTATGGCGGACGTGTCACTTCCAGCAAGGAATAAATCCTGTCGTCAGATCACAAATGCCATGACATTCACATACAAAAACCTATTAACTTCTTATAAATCCAGAGTTTAATGTAAGAATTTTCTTCCCTCTTCATTAATAATTATTTGGATCACGCTTTATTTTTCTTGCTTTagttgaacattaattagtccCTTCACATGCATATAAGGATATTTGGATCACGCTTTATTTTTCTTGCTTTagttgaacattaattagtccCTTCACATGCATATATTCACAACTCCAACATCAAACTTTACATAAAATGTTCAAACTTTAATAAGCTTGAAAACTCATTTCCAAAAACAAaacataaccaaaaaaaaaaaggaggagaAGATTCATAGACGACCGTATATCAATCCTGGCTCATGAAAACCCACATGTATTCCTCCTAATAGCACAACGTGTTTTGTTTCGTGATATAATTGAAAGTCTTAAAATAAGTTTGACTTTATTggctgatttttttctttttctagtttAGTTTCAGTACGTATTCTTCGTCGATCTTgataaaaaatgcactaaaaatgtCCAAATTTGATAAGCTTAAAActcctttcaaaaaaaaaaaaggagagagagagagagaaaaa is drawn from Nicotiana tabacum cultivar K326 chromosome 22, ASM71507v2, whole genome shotgun sequence and contains these coding sequences:
- the LOC142175751 gene encoding uncharacterized protein LOC142175751; the protein is MRKIVKAKESFEAAGYNYEDIRRKRDCSIKQIYHKLRGDFSKVSWRSLVCNNAGCPRWIFMLTMVANGRLYTKDRLLKWGIQTDQACLLCKQANESIQHIFFECQYATELWKRLLK